AAACACTAATCCCTAATGCTCGGTCACTATTTAAAAATTACAATGAAAACACTTAGATTCAGAAGGTGCTCTTAACctacatgcagacagacagggataGGACACAGGAAGTTGCTAACGGGAGGACGGCtgataataatgtctggaacgaaGCGAATTATGTATTAGAttccattccacttattccgctccagccattggactagcccttcctccctaattaaggtgccactaGGGATAGGATTATGTTGccaagagagaagggggagatagagggagagagaaggccaAGGGAAACAAAATCTATTTTGCAGACAGACCAGAGATACTGGAGACTGTCGGTGTAACCCGAAGAGAACAGAACATGgcacagagccaaaacaacacacaTTTCCTGGAAATCTTATATGGCACTCAACTAGAGACCATTCCTcaatacagaatctttccagatccttgatatccttcgttaGCGCTTATGGACTGTCCTCTTCAATTCAAAACACATGTTTTCAATGTGGTTCAAGTAAGGAGCCTGAAATGACCATTGCAAAattttgattttgtggtcaattaaccatttctttgtggatttctACATTTGCTTGGGGTTATTTATTTTTGTCTAAAATGTCCTGGcacttggtaaagttcatgacGCCGTTGACCTTAAGGACCCCAGGATCAGTGGAAGCAAAATAACAACATAACATCAAGGATCCACCGTCATATCTTACGATGAGGTACTTTTCAGCATATGCTTCAGTTTTTCGACACCAAACCtgccactggtgtgcgtggccaaaggcAGGGCTAAGGTCAAATGCTCTTTGGGCACTCACACTAGTGAGTTTGGCATCGGGAAAACTGAAGCTTTTTTGCTCAtatttatcaagggtgccaatcatttttgACCTCACTGTAAATGGGAATATTTGTACACaacaaattggccagtgttacctaGTGATGAATTTTCATTATAACATTTCTAGagttgattcaggagttaaatgAACTCTTAGTGGTGTATAAGAACCCatgtgttggtgttaataaccgtTATGATCTATTTCAGGTATATCTTTTTGTTTGTTTCAAAATCTGTGCTTTACATCTACATTGTTTGATTGATTTTATGCTACACAAACATACAATAACATACAATTGTCTAATGTTTCCATCCAATCTGTTAGAagttggacttattgcacccattactgagatggttgttccagtttagatggtcTCATTTATCAATCCTTCCTACCTTTGCAGTCATTCCAAATGCAGTTTGTTTGTGATTAAAAGTTCCAATTGTTGAATATCCTCACTCTGGCTGTAATTCCAATAGGAATAACACATCacttgcaagccagcataatgtgacgtGCATGCCTGATGCAAACCAAGAGTTTCCCAATGGCAATGGAATTTAGGCTTGCCAGTGTTTTTAAGGATGCATCTTTGCTACGACGTCCGGAGATgtaacatgcgtttcccaaaacacaACACAGAGGGAACGTTGAGGCATGTGTCGATAGCTTACTGAATCTCGGATcaactttctccattcaaatcttaccttaaaCCCCTTAGAGTCGATTGACGCACCGGTGCGTAAATGTAAGTTACATAATAAagaaatccccatcaaaatctgtcagtttaagctagagatatcaggGGGCGGGGTTGCATTGTGCATCTCAATCAATTGTACAATTGTACGCGTCTCAATCGGTCTTCTCATgcaaacgtctgtagcgtccaaacggtttGATCTACATTATTATGGAAATAGAGACTTGcgaacatgatggtgttctctgttCTGCTATACGACCTCCAAAAGTGTCAGGAGAGTCATCTGAAGTCAGTACCGTCGATGTGCCAAGTTCTGTTTGGTAGCGTTCGAACTGTTAGGGCTACAAAAGTACTGTGACAGCACTGTGGAAAGGGTAGATTCTCACAAACAAAATGGTGTTCTCCCTTTGTCTCTaggacccccacaagtgtcatgggactcctctgaaggtaaccggtaccgtTTTGTTTTGAAATGAATAGAACAATGAAGGTAGGGGTATGAAGGTGTAATATGTGTCAAAAATGTATATttcctgatttaaaaaaaaagatatctcctagatttaggacagacacttcaaaaccttgtttcttatgatacatttttttgactgtcctttttgccatttatgaatgtgttattcaatgcatttctatgggctttaGTAGTAAAAGACTaaatcaatattttatcaaatgcatttttttaaataatacattttatacctaaaggggtcctaaaattcaaaatcaaatagctaaaggATCCAttgtatgaccatcttaaaacaattccatatgtcagcttagcactgcctcctccctcccccaaTGTCTTAGACTCCAAAGAATTAACATtataattattccacaatactgatgaTGGATCAGCTCCTTAAATGATATCATCACAGATATCAtcacctatggctgcaaataCTGAGGGAggttattctaatgcttaccctaTAATGATGCACTGAATCaagatttggcacatcattgcgTTGTTACACATCATTAAATATATTGAGTcaaaattacagacagtagcctacaattAGCAAGAAAATAACTAAATGGAATGAACATGAAATTGATTTCAATATTATTGAATTATACAGCGTAGGCCTATGTAGCCTATACTTgttacgtacagtaccagtcaaaagtgtggacacacctactcattcaagggtttttctttattcttactattttctacattgtagaataatagtgaagacataaactatgaaataacacatatggaataatgtagtaaccaaacaattgttaaacaaatcaaaatctattttatattagagactcttcaaagtagccaccctttgccttgatgacagctttgcacactgcaAAATGACGGGGAGCAGGTGTGCTTAATGATGGTTGCCAGTTCTGGTGGTTAGTAGACCTGCGACTTCGAGCGCCGGAGCGGGACTAGGTGTGACAATACTGTAGGGCTGGCTATTTatcttttaatgcagtcatctccgTTTTCATGtaaaaatgttttaacaattgcaaagacattggcaactttctatttgtagtcaacttcatTGTGAAGCTATCAGtagtcacagagagacagataaacatGTTGATTCTATGCTTAGCAGatatcttctgtgtataaagtgactcGGGAGAGAACAAACGTATCTAGTAACACACTAAGTTGTTCAAGTGGTCTGAGGCAGTTGGTAAATAACAAGCGTTTTCAAGTGCAATGTTAGTAACAATGATTTGGGGAAACAGCTCAGAGATGTAATGATGCTCCTATGAAGGTTCTGAAGATGAACGTAGCGTTAAGATGCtcttgggaaaccgggcccagtgTGCTAGAGTAAAAGTAGACTGTCAACGTAAGACCTGAAGGTATTTGTTATGTCATAAAGAGTTTCATTTGAGTGAAAACATATTCACGTAGacactcacttggtgaaggccatTGAATGCGattgaatgcaacaaccatgtctctgtcactaacaaaccCAAGTcatgaatgggggcgtgctcggccctccgtttcctgtagtccacgatcagctcctttgtcttgctgacgttgagggagaggttgctgtcctgacaccacactgccaggtctcatcGTCGCCGACAAACTTAAtaatagtgttggagtcgtgtgtgaacagggagtaaaggaggggaccAAGCATGCACCCGTGAGGgggcccagtgttgagggtcagcgtgacggatgtgttgttgcctacttcTCACCACTTACGGgttgcccgtcaggaagtccaggaaccagttgcagagggaggtgttcagtcccagggtgcttagcttagtgatgagcttggagggcactatggtgttgaaaactgagctgtagtcaataaacaatattttcacacaggtgttcctcttgtccaggtgggagagggcagtgtggagtgcaatagagactgcccCTTAACCTCCCGCTGCCTCATGCCCTCAAGGAGTGGAGACCAGGACAGAAGCTATAAAAGAAAATACACATCCACGTAACTGCTGCTTCTCTCTGTAGATAAGCTAAATGTTAAGGTATACATTCTCTCAGTCGAAGGTTAAAGGGGTGAGATGAATATACAGTTACAGTACACATTTACTCAAACCCACTTAAATAGCTGTAGGTCTCTAAGCCAATCATTTATTGATTGAAAATTGTGTATGGGTTGAAAAGCCAATCAGCGCCTTCAGAGAAATGCAAATGACTTTCACATTTTTTTCCTGTTTTTCTGTTTCACAGTTAAAATAAAACAACACGGTTAAAATACAACTAATGAGAAAGCATTGACAATTCCACTTCCAGTGGTGCTGTGCTTCTCTCATCCCCACCTCACTCCAATGCCCATCCCCCCACCAGGGCCTATAGTCAAGGGGTCAAGACTTTGGCACTGAGCTGAACATTTTCATGACCATCCCCCTGAGACACTGCCACTCCCCAATAACCAATCTGACACTGATTTGGTCTGACCACGACCCTCCCCTGCCTGTACAGGTCAGGGTTCCTCAATCTCGCCACAAGTGGACATGTGTGATGGTGTGCGTGGACAGAAGTGAGAGTGATATTGTAACTTATGTATTCGTTATTGGTTGAAGTTATTCCAATGGCACTTTCATTGCtactaaccatctctctctctctctttctctgtagttCCATCATGGTGCGTACAGTAGCAGTGATCGGGGCGGGTCCCTCAGGTCTGACCAGCATCAAGAGCTGTCTGGATGAGGGTCTGGAGCCCACCTGCTTCGAGAGCAGTGAAGACATCGGGGGACTGTGGAGGTTCAAGGTGAGGGAGCTGGCTGAGGAACCTGGTGCCTGATTAACCAGTATAGTGGATTAGTGTGTTCGTCTCAGTAAGAAGATACAGGGAGAACATCCATCTGCTCAGTCactaggagtgtgtgtgtccgCTACTGCTGGAGATCCATATTTAAATGACACCGGCTCTCTTTCAATATCTAAAGTTTATCCAGTATAAATTACCCTGGCTTTGTTCCAATATCTTATGTATTGGGCATATTAGTGCTTATCCTCAGTCTGTCCTTGTCCTTTAGGAGCGTCCAGACCCAGGAAGGGCCAACATCTACGAGTCTGTCATCATCAACAGCTCCAAGGAGATGATGTCATACAGCGATTTCCCTCCTCCTGCTCACCTGCCCAACAACATGCACCACTCCCAGCTGCTGAGCTACCTACGACTTTATGCTCAGACCTTTGACCTCTTCAAGCACATCTACTTCCAGGTCAGAGGGCATGAAGGAAGGAAGTGGATGTTTATTCAGTCACATCTTATGTTAGGATCCCTTTCGACGGTAAATAGTGATtaattgaatgtgtgtgtgcgtggctgCATGTGTCAGACCACTGTGGTGAGTGTGCGTCAGAGGCCAGACTTCCCAGTGTCAGGCCAGTgggaggtggagacagagaggagagaaggtcagaAGGAGACTCAGGTCTTTGATGCTGTGATGGTCTGCACCGGTCACTTTACACAACCACACTTGCCTCTCAATGACTTCCCAGGTAACTTTAAATTCTCTATTCCTATCATAGTCCCCATTGTCATTGTGTATTTGATTATTTCCCATTTATATGCTACTATCACTGGAGATATATAGACTCAAATCCTATTCacatcatacatacatacatcatgtgcacagtgccatcagaaagtattcatactccttgacttattccacattttgttgtgttacaagctCAAATCAAAATTGATTACATAGATTTTTTcgcacccatctacacacaatagcccataatttataagtgaaaacatgtttttagaaatgcaaATTTATTgacaatgaaatacagaaatatctcataagtattcacactcctgtcaagttggttgttaatcattgctagacagccattttcaagtcttgccatagattttcaagccaatttaagtaaaaactgtaactaggccactcaaaaacgttcaatgtcgtcttggtaagttaactgcagtgtatatttggccttgttgtactgctgaaaggtgaatttgtcacCCAGTGTCTATTGGAAAGAAGAGTGAACCAGGTGttcctctatgattttgcctgtgctcagctctattccgtttctttttatcctaaaacacTGCCTGGTTCTtgttgatgacaagcatacccataacatgatacgcCTGTATCTTGCAGTGACTCATTTCATTTATTTAGCCAGGATACTTCACTCAGTAACAACTGCCACTATTTTCCAGGGAGTCATCGGTAAATTGGGTGTATTGATTCACCACCCAAagagtaattaataacttcaccatgctctaaGGGATATTCTATGCTTTTTTTTTATCTACCActaggtgcctttctttgcgaagcattggaaaacctccttgaTCTTTGTGGTTGTACCtgtgttaattgtatgtgtggggtacaaagatgaggtagtcaatacagaaatttcagcttttcattttttattcatttgtaaaaatgtctaaaaacataattccactttgacattatggaggtGAGGtgagtgacacaacatctcaatttaatgcattttaaattcaggctgtaacataacaaaatgcggaaaaagtcaaagggtatgaatactttttgaaggcactgtatatcccaTTCATAGCCCTCACAAAGTATAATTTGAATATCATGCTCAATCATCATCATCCATCAATTACCACGAGTATCATTATTTATAATTTGATTATCTGATCCTCCCAGGTATAGAGGAGTTTGAGGGCAGGTACTTTCATAGTTGGGAATACCGCAGTGCTGAGGGGTTGCAGGGGAAGAGGGTGGTGGTAGTTGGGATTGGGAATTCTGGAGGTGACATCGCTGTGGATGCAAGCAGAGTAGCAGAGCAGGTGAGTGGGAAATCCTCTGATTCTTCTGGAAGTGTTTCTTTCAGATATTATGCAGGGCAGGGTTTCTTGAAAATTGGGACAATCCATGTCCGGCAGGGAAACTTCATTTTAATAGTAGAAATATCTGTCTTTTTTTGCTTTATTTGAGCTTAAACATTCAATTTAGTATAATTGTATAAGGGAAAGTAATTGTTTTGGGAATTTAAATATTTTAAATATTATTAATTTCCATGTCAGCACTATGCCCATAAATGCCCTTATTCAGTGCAAAGGATCCcattttcaaactctccaaaaaaagtgttaaaaaaaataataattatgccAATAATATTAACTGAAAAAGGGATATTGTGTAGTTTCTTGAAATAGCCCTCTGTGGCTTAAAATAATATTGATCCTAAAAAATGTGTCCAAAGAGTTGGTCAACTCTGTCAGATTTGTCTAAAATTAATCAGGAATGAGCAGGGTCAGCTATACCATAAGGACCCCTTCTCtatagctgtgttcgaatactcaaatttaaccatactatttgtgacgtgtattgagtatatagtatgcttatttgtcatagtatggatatagttatcgtgccaaaagttcccggatgtcatactaaatttgccaaaatacgaagtatacatgCAGTGAACACTATTTCtgtgcttttagggcccataatccAATTCTTCtgaaaatgggcgtggcttcataACTTTTCAGATTggaagaaaatggcggaaacgAGAGCAAATACAAATTCAATGCTTTAACTAATtgtgacaaatgttaagaaaatgttgagcaatgtaataaagtcatgacttttcaaataaattacgttacacgttatgttggctgacaatttgttagatACGCTATCCTTATGAaccgcatagcattacagcagtatgtactggtatgttAGCTAGATACCTAATGTTAGTTTGCTACTATTACATTGAACTTGCCAGGCAGTCTATTAACTGTCCGCTATCTACCTAAccacccaacgtttattgacttgattattcacatcattcttagctaagtggtatagtcgtgcttttcaatggacattgttaattctgcatatctactccgatttcagagcactctcgcgcaaaataactgatgaatttacgaacgctcaacacccttTGAACATGACCGGTGttagtaaacgtcggcaaaaaaaaaaagttcttaaattgttgccagcagcacagttaccaACCAACGccctggataacatgaaaactgcctaaccagctctgctagggctaGTAAAATGGtgagagtgaggtgttctctcatttgtgtctggaagtagctagccaatattagccagttagcttgggtgcttgactgccgttgaacactcggatcaaccctactcacgGGCCAGAGCGTCTGAACTCTCTGAgagcgaaacactctgaatttacgaacggacaatatGACAACGCTCTGGATTTATGAACGTCCAGAGctcactctggcactccagattgattTTACAAACACACCCAAAATTGTAAAATGTttagctagtaatttgttatgctagcatgctagcaagaggttgcatagcaacagcatcagcTTCCGGTAAACAGGCAAAGCTCTAGTACACTCAACTGAAATGATACTGTTCGtttacagcagtggttcccaaacttttctTAGTCCCCtaacccttcaaacattcaacctccagctgcgtaccacCTCTAACACCAGGGTCAGCGTACTCTCAAATGtagtttttttgccatcattgtaagcctgccacacacactatacaatacatttattaaacataagaatgagtgtgagtttttgtcacaacccggctagCAGAAAGGGACAatgagctcttataggaccagggcacaaataataatataagaagaagaagaaatgttgctctttatttagccatcttacatataaaaccttatctGTTCATGGaacattgtgaataactcaccacaggttaatgagaagggtgtgcttgaaaggatgcacataactctgcaatgctggcttgtattggagagagtctcagtcttaaatccttTTCCACACACactctgtgcctgtatttagtttttatgctagtgagggccgagaatccactctcacataggtacgtggatgcaaagggcatcagtgtcttaacagcgcaattttccaaggcaggatactctgagcaaaGCCCAATCCATAAATctagcagtggcttctgattaaattcaattttcacagatccgcttgttgcaatttcgatgaggctctcttgttcagttatcggtaagtggactgcaggcagggcatgaaagggataacgaatccagttgtttgtgccATCCGTTTCGAGAAAGTACCTGCGTAAAAGCgaacccaactcactcaggtgcttcgctatatcacatttgacattgtctgtatttgcacacaaaaaatcatacaatgatggaaagacctgtgttgtccttgttaatgcagacagagaagagctccaacttcttaatcatggcctcaattttgtcccacacattgaatatagttgcggagagtccctgtaatcctagattcagatcattcaggcgagaaaaaacatcacccagataggccagtcgtgtgagaaacttgtcatcatgcaagcggtcagacaagtgaaaattatggtcagtaaagaaaactttaagctcatctctcaataaaacaaaacgtgtcaatactttgccccttgataaccagcgcacttctgtatgttgtaaaagcgttacatggtcgctgcgcatatcattgcatagtgcagagaatacgagagttcaggggccttactttaagctttaacaaagttaaccatttttactgtagtgtccaaaacatctttcaagctgtcaggcattcctttggcagcaagagcctctcggtggatgctacAATGTACCCAATTGGAGTCGGGAGAAACTGCTCGcacgtgcgttaccactccactttgtctccctgtcatggcttttgcgccatcagtacagataccaacacatattgaccaccaaagtccatttgatgtcacaaagctgtccagtacttaaaacatatcctctcctgttgtcctggtttccagtggtttgcagaagaggatgtcttccttaattgacccccccataaacgtaatggacatataccaggagctgtgccaggcccgccacgtctgttgactcatccagctgtaacgcatagaattcactagcttgtatgcgaagcagtaattgtttcaaaacatctcctgccaagtgttgtttgatgaaggaattgtctgtatagttttttgggcctttccccccagcattgtcccagccatacccgcggcagcaggaagaattaagtcctccacaatagtgtcgggcttgcctgtcctagccagtcggtagctcaccatataagacgcttctagacccatcttattaatggtatctgttgcatttatacatgtcttactacttcaaagtcgtcttaattctcgctcaaaaaactctttatttttcaaattggcatgttttctaaatgtctgcgcaagaatGAACGTTtaatcgagttgtgagatagtacttttacacacataacacactgtggctgaggaaaggctctactcccaatataagtgaaccccaaatcaatgtagttctcatcatattttcTCCTCTTcaatggtccaacgtccctgtctgttgttcagtGCTTTCCCAGGTAAGGGGGCAgcagctcttcggctgcatcagattcacaacggtcagtgtccatgctagctgggctaacaacaaatgtagaattaccgatgctagcattggatgtgctcgtggaagcaaaacaacttgtgtcgtcgataggtgcaggtgtagtacagctggtagtagcagtactaccagtagagtagcagtactaccagtagagctggtatgtgtccatatggacgcgggccttacttCTTTTAACCATTTACACATTTTCGAGCAAACTTAATGAGCAGCAGCTaagtttggctacatacggaccgttagtggaattcccgcgagagagcaGTGGTTAatttgattggatgttaattatttgactaggcttcCTGTATTTGactttgtgttgttatttcgctgaacactaaatttgaatcacatttttatttggcgtaccctggacggcattgcgcgtacccctgggggtaccccagtttgggaatacctgagctacactatacttgcttgttttgtcacataaagataaattaggcaaactattagaattttagcaaccagaaaatggcgtagcaatttctgcatagtgcacctttcCGGAAAAAAATTATGAAAGAAAAGTTGAGATTGTCCCGTCTTTCAAGAAACCCTGACGGAAGTATGAAAAACTCCTAGCTAGCATGAACAGGAATAGAGTTGGCCATCTCTGCCAAAGATCATTAACACTTTCTCTCCTGGTCTACAGGTGTACCTCAGCACGCGGAAAGGGGCGTGGGTGGTCAGCAGGGTGGGGGCGGGGGGACTGCCAGGTGACCTGGTGGGCACTTCAAGATTGAACAGGCTAGTGCAGAAACTCTTCCCCTCCTGGATTACCAGGATGATGGAGAAGAAACTGAACAGAACCTTCGACCACAGACTGTACGGCCTACAGCCAAAACACAGGTAAAATCTTTACATatctgactgactaactgaccgATTGATTGATCCATCCATTGATCCATCCATCTATTTCAGGTTCTTTGCCCAGATCCCGGTGGTGAATGATGATCTACCTGGCCGAATCATCTCTGGTCGTGTTCTGGTCAAACCTAACATCAGGGAGATCAAAGGCTCCAGTGTGGTGTTTGAGGACGGGAGCGTCGTGGAAAaggtgaagacacacacacacacacacacacacacacacacacacacacacacacacacacacacacacacacacacacacacacacacacacacacacacacacacacacacacacacacacacacacactctcttcccTTATCCCCTCTACCctaccttccctctcttccctaggTGGATGTTGTGGTGTTTGCCACCGGTTACAACTATGACTTTCCTTTCCTGCCTTCGGGTCTGCTGGCTAATGGTGGTCACCGCCTGTGTCTGTACCGTCATGTGTTCCCCCCGGGGCTGGCTCGGCCCAGTCTGGCTGTAGTGGGCTTCATCTGTAACCTGGGAGCCATCAACCCTCTGGCTGAGATGCAGGCCCGCTGGGCCACCCAGGTCTTTAAAGGTAACAATtaactgcgacctgtatgctctcgttggctggccctcgcttcatattcgttgccaaacccactggctccaggtcatctataagtctttgctaggtaaagccccgccttatctcagctcactggtcaccatagcagcacccacccgtagcacgcgctccagcaggtatatttcactggtcatccccaaagccaattcctcctttggccgtctttccttccagttctctgctgccaatgactggaaataattgcaaaaatcactgaagctggagactcatatctccctcactaactttaagcat
This genomic window from Salvelinus namaycush isolate Seneca chromosome 8, SaNama_1.0, whole genome shotgun sequence contains:
- the LOC120052556 gene encoding flavin-containing monooxygenase 5-like; this encodes MSSIMVRTVAVIGAGPSGLTSIKSCLDEGLEPTCFESSEDIGGLWRFKERPDPGRANIYESVIINSSKEMMSYSDFPPPAHLPNNMHHSQLLSYLRLYAQTFDLFKHIYFQTTVVSVRQRPDFPVSGQWEVETERREGQKETQVFDAVMVCTGHFTQPHLPLNDFPGIEEFEGRYFHSWEYRSAEGLQGKRVVVVGIGNSGGDIAVDASRVAEQVYLSTRKGAWVVSRVGAGGLPGDLVGTSRLNRLVQKLFPSWITRMMEKKLNRTFDHRLYGLQPKHRFFAQIPVVNDDLPGRIISGRVLVKPNIREIKGSSVVFEDGSVVEKVDVVVFATGYNYDFPFLPSGLLANGGHRLCLYRHVFPPGLARPSLAVVGFICNLGAINPLAEMQARWATQVFKGLLTLPSEEAMLQDVKRDTSTLQNRFACLERHPLQVDHIPYMDSMAEELGVRPNLLGLLLREPGVGLCVLLGPCTPYQYRLRGPGQWDGARQAILTQWERVAQPFRTRMPPQPESRTRASSSLILILTLSGTVLLLTTFYTRHSVSSLPTGLLYKMYSLPEIIWGWK